The genomic stretch CGAACAAGCCAGTGAGGAGATTTTGAAAGTAGAACAGAAATATAACAAACTCCGCCAACCATTTTTTCAGAAGAGGTCGGAATTGATGGCCAAAATCCCAAATTTTGGGGTAACGACATTTGTTCACCATCCACAAGTGTCTGCACTGCTTggggaggaggatgaagaggTGCTGCATTATTTGACAAGAGTCGACGTGACAGAATTTGAAGATAGTAAATCAGGTTAcagaatagatttttattttgacgAAAACCCTTACCTAGAAAATAAAGTTCTCTCCAAAGAATTTCATCTGAATGAGAGTGGTGATCCATCTTCAAAGTCCACTGAAATCAAATGGAAATCCGGAAAGGATCTGACAAAACGTGCAAGTCAAACGCAGAATAAAGCCAGCAGGAAGAGACAGCATGAGGAGCCAGAAAGCTTCTTCACCTGGTTTACTGATCATTCTGATGCAGGTGCAGATGAGTTAGGAGAGGTCATCAAAGATGGTATTTGGCCAAATCCATTACAGTACCACTTGGTTCCGGACATGGAtgatgaggaaggggaaggagaagaagatgatgatgatgatgaagaggaagaaggactGGAAGATATTGATGAAGAAGGGGATAAGGATGAAGGAAGATGAAGGAGAAGATGACTAACGGAACACTGATGGATTCCaaccttccttttttaattttctccagtCCCTGGGAGCAagttgcagtcttttttttttttctccttctcctcttgtgCTCAGTTGccctgtgtttgaggtctcttttctcctttataccATGGCTCACAacttattttggggggaaataccTTGAGCAGAATTCAGTGGGAAAGGAATCTCTACCCCTTTGTGTTCCAGATTCATTTTTATCCCTTCCTGTCTCAACAAAAACTTTACGGAATCAACACCACCATGCtctgtgggaaaaaagaaaaaccttctgcTCCTTAGCTCTGCTGGAAGCTGGAGGGTGCTAGGCCCCTGTGTAGTAGTGCATAGAATTCTAgctgttttcctcctttctctgtatATTGGGCTCAGAGATTACACTGTGTCTCTATGTGAATATGGACAGTTAGCATTTACCAACATCTATCTGTCTActttctcttgtttaaaaaaagggaaaaaaaactaaaaaaaatgggGTTATAGAAGGTCAGCAAAGGGTGGGTTTGAGATGTTTGGGTGGGTTAAGGGGGCATTTTGACAACATGGCTTCTCCTCTGGCATGTTTAATTGGGATGTTTAACGGACATCCTTGCAGTTTAAGatgacacttttaaaataaaattctctcctAATGATGACTTGAGCCCTGCCACTCGATGGGAGAATCAGCAGAACCTGTAGGATCTTATTTGCAATGGACATTCTCTATTGTAATTTTGTTCCTGTTTagtgttatatttttctttctgtttcactgGAAAGGAAAGATGATGCTCAGTTTTAAACGTTAAAAGTGTACAAGTTGCTTTGTtacaataaaactaaatgtgtacacacacacacaaaaaaaaacaaagacccggtgcagccaaaaataaattaaataaaataaataaatttattttaaaaaaaactcccccacaaacaaaagtccaggaccagatggcttcataggcaaattctaccaaacatacaaagaagaacttatactgatccttctcaaactcttccaaaaaactgaa from Eschrichtius robustus isolate mEscRob2 unplaced genomic scaffold, mEscRob2.pri scaffold_564, whole genome shotgun sequence encodes the following:
- the LOC137757969 gene encoding protein SET-like, which gives rise to MAPKHQFSLPPQAKKPKKPRRTPASRPEETSASPNLPKEEEEQQEAVEHVDEVQNEIDRLNEQASEEILKVEQKYNKLRQPFFQKRSELMAKIPNFGVTTFVHHPQVSALLGEEDEEVLHYLTRVDVTEFEDSKSGYRIDFYFDENPYLENKVLSKEFHLNESGDPSSKSTEIKWKSGKDLTKRASQTQNKASRKRQHEEPESFFTWFTDHSDAGADELGEVIKDGIWPNPLQYHLVPDMDDEEGEGEEDDDDDEEEEGLEDIDEEGDKDEGR